The Pocillopora verrucosa isolate sample1 chromosome 9, ASM3666991v2, whole genome shotgun sequence genome includes the window ggaatggagaagcaacaagctacggaaacctaggagcattgttccaatcacttggtcattatgacaaggcccgagaatatcaagagaaagcactcgctattaaaatagaaattggcgacaggaatggagaagcatcaagctacagaaacctaggaactttgttccaatcaattggtcattatgacaaggcccgagaatatcaggagaaaggactcgctatcagaatagaaattggcgacagaaatggagaagcaaAGAGCTACGAAAACCTAGGAGCATTTTTCCAAACACTTGGTCATTctgacaaggcccgagaatatcgggagaaagcactcgctatcaaaatagaaattggcgacaggaatggagaagcaacaagctacggtaacctaggagctttgttccaatcacttggccattatgacaaggcccgagaatatcaggagaaagcactcgctatcacaatagaaattggcgacaggaatggagaagcaacaagctacggaaacctaggaactttgttccaatcacttggccatcatgacaaggcccgagaatatcaggagaaagcactcgctattgCAATGGAAAATGgcgacaggaatggagaagcatcaagctacggaaacttaggagcattgttccaatcacttggtcattatgacaaggcccgagaatatcaggagaaagcactcgctattgcaatggaaattggcgacaggaacggagaagcatcaagctacggaaacctaggaactttgttccaatcacttggccattatgacaaggcccgagaatatcaggagaaagcactcgctattgCAAtgaaaattggcgacaggaatggagaagcatcaagctacagaaacctaggagcattgttccaatcacttggtcattctgacaaggcccgagaatatcaggagaaagcactcgctatcaaaatagaaatcgGTGACaagaatggagaagcaacaagctacggaaacttaggagcTTTGTTCCATTTACTTaatcattatgacaaggcccgagaatattatgagaaatcACTCGCTAtaagaatagaaattggcgacagggatggagaagcaacatgctacggaaacctaggaaatTTGTTCCAATGCCTTGGCCAATATAGCGAAGCTGAAGAGTGTATGGAGAAAGCACTGcgtatgaaaaagaaaattggtggAAAAAGAGGAGTGGCAAGAAGTTATGCAAACCTCACAGCTTTGTTTCTCTCGCTCGGCAAGTATTCAAAGGCTGACGACTATCTAAAGAAAGCAGTGGCAGTTAGAGAGGGTATCGGTGATAGAAGCGGAGAAGCAATAGATTACAGACATCTCGGTAAAATTTCCCATCAgcgtggtgaatatgacaaggctcaagaatattacgagaaagcccTTACCATTAACATGGAAATCGGTGAGAGACAAGGAGTAGCAGTCAGTTACGACGATTTAGGATTATGTTTTCAATCGCTTGGTAAATATGACATAGCCGAAGAATACTTTCAGCAGGCTCTCCTATtaagtagggatattggacTCAACTTGAACGAGTTTTATTATCTTTGTCATCTATCGGCGTTAAAGGCGTCACAATGTCATCTTGAAGAGGCTTTTTcgtatctttttcaaggcatcCGAAAGTTCGACATTTTGagaggttttcttaaagaaaacgatcagTTTCAAATATCTCTTCTAGAGGAGCACGGTACCTTTCCCTACACGTTTTTCAGTACGTTGCTATCTTCCGCCGGAAAGCCGCAAGATgccctttacgtcgaagagctCAGAAGGGCAAGAGGCCTTGCCGACTTGATGACAGCTCGGTACTCTGTCCAAGAGCCAATCTCAAGCGATCCGCAATCTTGGTGTGGCATTCAAGGGATCATCGCAAAAGAAGCAGACTCTGCATGCCTATACATTTCAGTTGTTCAAAATTATGTACGGTTTTGGATAATTAAAGCAACGGGAGCCATTCATTTTTCACAAAAGGAAGTGAACCTGGACCAAAACAAGCTGACTGGAATAATCCCTGATTTGGATGAGTTTTTTAAAGACACCTTCCGCAGCCGCTCAATGCTGAGTGACTATGATGCCgaacatttcaaaacaagtcttcacttgtgttacaagatAGTCATCGCTCCTGTGGCCAGTTTATTGAAGCAGCCCGAGATCATAATTGTCCCTGATTCCTTTGtgtaccaagtgccatttgcagccttggctgacgaaggaggcaagtatttatcagagtCATGTAGGATTCGGCTGGTTCCCTCTCTGACGACTCTCAAGCTTGTTCAAGAAAGTCCtccagactatcacagtcagacAGGGGCACTCATAGTGGGTGACCCTGTAGTTGGAAaggtgatttacaagggaaaACTCAGAAATATGAAACCATTGccgtgtgcaagaaaggaagcagagatgattggaacaCTTCTTGGCGTAACGCCTTTGATAGGTGATTCCGCGACAAAGCATTCTGTACTCCAAGCGATaaattcagtgagcctgatacacatTGCTGCCCATGGTGATGCCGAAAGAGGGGAGATTGCTCTTTCTCCTAAGCACCCTTCCCCACTCCCACCTTTTCCGCGagaagaagattatcttttgacgatggcggatatttcaaaaattcggttgcgagctaaactagtggtgctcagttgttgtcacagtgctcgtggacaAATTAGAACTGAGGGAGTTATTGGAATTGCCCGggcgttcttaggatccggagCTCGTTCAGTGTTAGCGGCACGATGGGCCCTGAATGACACGGCCACAGAGCAGTTCATGACTTGcttctacaaacatttgttccgcggtgaaagcgccagtgaatctctccacaaggccaggaagtggatgagaaataacggctttgacaaagtttctcaatgggcgcCGTTTATGATCATAGGCGACAACGtcacatttgattttggaaattggccgaTGCCTAGCGCACCTTAAGAGCCATGACTTTGATAAAACCTCTGTAGCAGAATGAACAAGACTTAGCAAAGCACGGAGCTATTTAATTACTCAGTAGCGTGAAGAGAGAGGACGCCATCTGCGAAGAACAATTCGGATCGATACACAGTGGAACGGATTTCTGTAAAATGCTCATGAGACATCTAAGTTTAATATTCTGAACAAGACAGCGTATGGTGTTATCTCTTTATAAGAGTTCCGAATTTGAAAAactccatttttttaaaattcattaattcAGTGAACGAGCCACGCAAAATGTGACAATTTTTAGATTTCGAACGCTATTAGTTTGtcgaggaaagaaaattttcagtcCTTTTTCAAAGGTGATTAGTAAGTCAATTCAagagacttttaaacaaatgtgacctagaaaataagttttttctaagcttaaatttttggaaatttcttgcaaaGCTTATGACAAGAAATATTGTGGTTTAACGTGCCAAAATAAACACActaataaaaaagaagaaaaaatagatACACTTGTATAGTAATGGAAACCCTTGGATTCTCATAGATACCCcagaattttatcaatttaatcGATACCGCAAAGCGTAGATACCGTTGTATCCTCACTCAGATTATTGTATGCTCATAGATACTTTTGTACATTTATTATCCTTCACTTTCTCTCTGCCGCTATTATTTCGCACCTTTTTATCAACTGAACACCTGGAAAAGGTTACTTTATTATCAAAGGAAAATTCATGCATGGGATTGCTTTTTTGTTGACCAAAGAAACTTAGCAGATTCTTCGCCTGCCATTTTTGTGCCATATTTCCGGGTTACAATgcaataaataaacaatgaaaaccgAAAGAATGCGAAATACATTTATATACGACAAAAATTTGCGTGCATAAAACCGTTGAAATGTATTTCAAATACACAAATATATAGATCTATATGCAGTTTAGCAAGATAACTTTTAAAGTACTTCAAAACACCGAATCAAAATACGTTATCTAGCGAACTAGTGTTTAGAATACACGGCAAAATTATTAACGGGAGGATGTGACCTTCAAGTAAAACCACTGGataattttaaagagaaataaaatgcaAAGTAATTGGCAGCTAGAGGCGAAAATTATTCATTAGATGTAGGGAATCACTGAAATGTTTGAAACTGACTTATTAAATGTGACATATTGAACACCTTCGATCCAATAAGTGTGAATTTGTCCCATTTTCAGCTCAAACAGTGTTACAATGCAAGGTGAACTTAGCGAAATGAAAACCTGACTCATCTTCTGTCAACAAACTGTACTCTAACAGGTCTGTCAGGAATGGTGACCCCTCTCATGAACGGCTCCACATTCTCTGCCTCCGTGGGTAAGAGACATCAAACTGCTTCACTCGACAATAAGTCGACTGAGGTACATATGTGTTCCGAATCCAAATGTAAGGGAAGCGAAGGCTTCCGCTGCTTCGATCGAAGCAGTATCTTTGTTTCGCAATCATCTTTCCGGTTTGAACGCTTCGTCATCTTCAAAAATACTCTCATTTCGCCCCATTTGGTAAACAAGGAACTCCACTTGACTAGTGCCCCCTGGGATATGGTAGCCCCCTAATATTATGTCTTCTTTCGGTCTTTGCGGGATGGGCGGAGGGTCTCTCGTAACCAGGCCTTCAGGTATGGCATCCGAGCGAGCGTTTCCGGCATTGCAATAGTAGAATTTTTTACCACTGAGAGCACTTCCCGTCGAAGAATCTTCTGTTTCTCAAGATTTTTGGCCAACATATAAATAACTCATTGCATCGTGTTGGACGAAGTGTCAACTCGGGCAAACAGAATATCGATTACGCTCGCCAACGGGTCGAAAAGAACCCAAAGGCTGACAGACGGTCTTTaggagaagagaagagaaagttTCTTCCCCTAACGAGTTACGAAAAgaaatggttaaaattattttcaaggcGGGGCACTCAAGGGTAAAGGTTGTGGTAGGTACTGTCTGTGAAAACAACTGATCGTTTTGGAAATCGTTTTGGCTCGGAGCATCggtttttaaaactgcttcaaacctcGCCCTGTTATGAGTGATGTATTTTAATTACTTGGCGGAAGAGAATTCTGATATGTGCAGTAAAAATTGAAAGCATTTCATAAACGTCAAAGTCGGTTTAACGTTTTTAACCCCACCTAGACCTACCAAACATTGACTAAATTCGACGCATTAACTGGTATTTCAACCGACACTGGACGCGATGATTTCTTAATTTTCGAGCTACCTTCTCTGAAGATTAAATTCCGACGTCCTCCGAGTTAGCAAAGTGGCCATCCACTAACGCACCAACCTCACGCAAaattccaaccgttatgtgAAATATATGAATTCCGAATGTCCTTTACAAAAGCTtacatgaaattcattttgttccttccgctgaaggaaagataaggagagacggattttttttatcctacTTTTGAAGCGCTATCTGATGTACGTAaatgtatttcggttttgtacgtctaACTTTTTACCCGATGACGGATGTGAGCgcgaaaaaatgaaacaattcactttggtTGCAGGTAACATCCGGTCTCAGTATACATTGTTTCACAAGAAGCGTTGGatttttaacccaaaattacaatcaagactTGTTACAGTACAGAATTGGAGCTTCTGTCTTCAAACGGTAGCTATTTGTGCACGATGACTATCTCTCCATGAGCTGTTCATTTTCTAGTTACTGCGATTTACGTCATCGAAGACAAAGTTGGTAAATAAGAGGAACGGCTGGGTTGATAAGTGTTGTactcttaaaagaaaatatcttagAGAATATAGGGAATAGGTAGGCCTTGCACGCACGCTTATGTAATATTATAttaaagttcggatataacgcgtgctgtcattggaTGAAAGAGCGTGGTCagtgagagtatagagcatagagctaagctaaagctgtcacgccatctgcctaattgtactatgtttgaccttttccgggacttctctctGGCTTTTTTTCgctaattgaaagtgaaatttcggaacaagcgagccggcaaatagcaacagaagaaccaaacaaaggtttttaaaaaggccaggcgccgtaatttacgttattataacgtgagcagagacgaaaatcctcaaggagaaaacgaaatggacagtccgagtttcAGAGGTATTCCGCTTAGTTAGTTGAGTAGTTGGCAAGCTTATGTACgataataaaaatcaaagacagCTAACACTTATATAGTAAGTAAAGTTTCgtgatcaaaaacaaaacagaacaaaacaggaatgatgaaaaatataaccaaactggcataactgttaaaattcatactaatcatgccggagtcagagcgactgcgatcacgCTGAGatccatcgcggctagctcatcacgGCGATCTTTGGTCATCGCggtgaagcaagcctcaggaactacatcggccgcccttcgagtgaaaaaataagagctcgctctgatatcatttccgatgcgttgagtggaaggccactcaacgcatcggaaagattctgtattagagacgaaaaaacttcaggcagaagtgttaaattcgacctgccgaactattcaagtttttaaactattgcagaatgtgaacttcgATGGTTTtcgaactttgatggtttgacattcttgacagctttagtcttgtacagccaatcagattatttgaaccattctaacagggattctgattggcttattgtagcgtgctttatgagagtttatataataagctcagttatgcacgcattctgattggttctcacttatgatctattgaaggacagacgtatagatgacgtcatcattaaaacttttttccgtatattttaattctttattatataaaacaaatagattccaagttgccgtgcgtctgttcagtaatagatcacagatgacgtcaaaatgtggtaagaacatcagtgacacactcggctgcgcctcgagtgccacttttttgttcttaaccacattttgacgtcatctgtgatctattactgaacagacgcacggcaacttggaatctatttgttaaatagagcatGGcaacgacactgttgttcgctttggaaatgaaattcgttttgaaaattgaaagtaatgctcgggagtttgcacttaggaagcggctagagcataTGCTTGGCATATCGACGAGTAAGAGAGGCATCTTGACCTCACGATTTGCGTTTTCAGAGGGAATGAAAGGTTTTATCTACTCGGCATATTCTGATATCAAgcatcattaaaataaaaatggattCTTTCCTTCCAACACATCCCTCCTCTAACTAGTGCCGTCTTAAtcttctatttttccttttaatataATGAAAGCGGAAGATGGAAAAGGGACGAAATCAATCACGAACGTAGGTATCGTACCGCACTTTGGTTAAAATGCTTTCGAAATGTGAAATGTGTTCGGGGACCTGTGGGGTAACTTTACTAGACAAGCTTCAAAAATTGATCAAACGTGCTTCCATGGTTATCAATCTATGACAGTGCGGTAATCTTGCTAAATAGTATACTGataattttaaccaattaaatattgtaaatagaTAGATTAGGACGCTATTTTATTTACTGATGATTTTTTACCGAGTTTAAACACAGTTACTACTAGTACTACTGGCAAGCGACCCACATTTTGAAATCTCACTCTCACGTTTCTCATAGCACATGTTTTTCCAAGCACGTTCTCCAAAGTCGTGTGTAAGACGCAGAAATGGCCAACTTACTACGTCATAGCTTAAATACTATAAATACGAAACTAGCCTGGTGTAATATTTGAAGCTTAGGCAGATCACACCTCGAATCAACGACTACGAAGGAAAGTACCGATATACAGTATGGTAAAATATCATGTGGAAAAGAATGGCGGCCATACCCGTTGGGTGAAGGCATTTTTCTCATTtacgagtgaaaaaaaattggacactGGCGACAGTAAGGTGACAGAAATGCGTTTTGCTAAAGAACGAAATTACGTTCCGCCACCATCTAAGTTCAGAGCTACCAGACGGATGGCGATTTGTTCTGTTATTGAAGAGGAAGACACAGGCAATGGGATGGCTCTTGCAGACTTCCGAAGACATCTAGTTGTGTGTCACACTTTGAAAAAAGTAGGACTGTTGTAAAAGACAATTTACTGAAAATGAACTGAATTCAGTTAAAAGGTTGAACCTTAGTTAGCTTTGCTATATTACAGCGGTTTACAGGCACATGAACTCAGTTGTAAGTACAGCATGATTTCTTTAATGTTGCGCAATACTCAAATGTGTTACTCTATCTGCCTTTACTCTTTCTAACAGAGGCCGTCCTGACTGTGTTGTAAAAGCGGTATACACTTTCGTCTTTCAAGCTACTATTTTCCCTATTTCTTTACTAAATTGTGCATGTTCAAATGTAAAATAAGCGGAATAGCTGTGACAAATTAATTACATTCAATTTTGAATCCCTAAGTCGATGCTGATAAAAGCTCGTTTAGACAACACcttgaaaactaagaaaaaaattctccctCTTTCAACCCTTCTTAACCATTTATCCTTTTCCTGACTGCTCGTCCTTCCATTTTCAACATGGTCTTGCTTTAAATACTTCAACTTCCATGATCTGTTAATTAGAAATTCTAGTCTGCGAACTGTTACAGATTCCCTTGTACATAGTCAAGATGATTTTatacttaataaaaaaaaccacaaccCCAAATGATGTCAACTGATGTGTTTCAGCACTATTTCCCCACCAccctgttgaagtcctaaatgtaataactgtcctaaatgtaataaagtcctaaatgtaataacatttggtcctaaatgtaataaagtcctaaatgtaataacatttagtcctaaatgtaataagcctcttatgcaatcgtttaactcctgcagtgcattgttgttatggcggacatccacattgatatgttagtgacagctgttgctccaaaaaaaccgctgaccagtatacatgtcacattatgggcccgctgatatcaatcagcgtctttttatttgctagacataagaaatatcagcagtcgaagtatggtccttatagcggtttattgatcgagttgaagaaaatcatttccagcccaatgtgggctagtgcttggctggaagctcaataggatggaatcgattggtacgtaaccattaagactttttgggaaagaaatttactacaattgatgatgaactagcatgctattgttgatgttatcgttcgtgttaaagtctttagaagtgatgcaccattttagagcagtttgaatgatttcgctgtgtcacatgttaatccaaaagaaaattattattatcagtagcgttattgaaattttgcacattaatgttattcagtgtcaattgattctaatgaagcatttgagttcatttttaagaatgactatcctgatttattcaattttgaacctggggTGTTGCATTTccagccctctatggctttactccacctcagtaatcagttcatgtaccatatgactataagtggaaactgttgagctttcttttttcattcatctatttatctattcattttctcccctcacggcggggagaagaggtgaagacaaaaaatgaaatataaacttgagatcaactttaagatgtatgttttcctaatatttcggttcgggaactgatgaacccgtcataaggggctaaaggaaaaaaatgaatggttcattagaccgccaactgaccatcatgtgttgaatggtgtagctcaatggttcaatttgactcttgcttggaaaaaaggcaacatgtcgagacctgtgatcgtgaaatgggataacatatcATTGGTCAGTCGATATCTTGCTCTGCAAGTCACattatc containing:
- the LOC131793781 gene encoding tetratricopeptide repeat protein 28-like yields the protein MDSVKEAISVITIGKVVAEFLHKTDRVLQAIEVYKECLTILHSQVLAIDSSLANAMFRVVYRNIICAYVYIKDYTSTEKYLRKLLLYLDSNNTAEKGWLHFKLAEILQHQNRLMEAWKLYESAINLMKTIGNTQGQARCNENLGTMFQSLGHYDKAREYQEKALTIRIEIGDRDGEARCYRNLGTLFQLLGHYEKAREYKKKALAIKIKIGDRDGEAKSYGNLAVLFQSLGHYDKAREYQEKALAITIEIGDRNGEAKSYGNLGVLFQSLGHYDKAREYQEKALAITIEIGERNGEATSYGNLGVLFQSLGHYDKAQEYYEKSLAIRLEICDRNGEATIYGNLGALFQLLGHYDKAREYQEKALAITIEIGDRDGEATSYGNLGVLFQSLGHYDKAREYEEKALAIRLEICDRNGEATSYGNLGDLFQSLGHYDKAREYQEKALAITIEIGDRNGEATSYGTLGALFQSLGHYEKAREYQEKALAIKIKIGDRNGEATSYGHLGVLFQSLGHYDKAREYQEKALAITIEIGDRDGEATCYGNLGTLCRSLGQYDKAREYQEKALALATEIGDRDGEATSYGNLGALFQSLGHYNKAREYHEKALAIKIEIGNRNGEATSYGNLGVLFESLGYYDKAREYQEKALTIRIEIGDRDGEATSYGNLGALFQSLGHYDKAREYQDKALAIRIEIGDRNGEAISYGNLGALFQSLGHSVKAREYQEKALAITKEIGDRDGEATSYGNLGVLFRSLGHYDKAREYHDKALAIRIEIGDSNGEATSYGNLGTLYQSLGYSDKAREYQEKALTIITEIGDRDIEATIYRNLGALFQSLGRYDKAREYQEKALAITIEIGDRAGEATIYGNLGTLFQSLGHYDEARKYQGEALAIKIEIDDRNGEATSYGNLGALFQSLGHYDKAREYQEKALAIKIEIGDRNGEASSYRNLGTLFQSIGHYDKAREYQEKGLAIRIEIGDRNGEAKSYENLGAFFQTLGHSDKAREYREKALAIKIEIGDRNGEATSYGNLGALFQSLGHYDKAREYQEKALAITIEIGDRNGEATSYGNLGTLFQSLGHHDKAREYQEKALAIAMENGDRNGEASSYGNLGALFQSLGHYDKAREYQEKALAIAMEIGDRNGEASSYGNLGTLFQSLGHYDKAREYQEKALAIAMKIGDRNGEASSYRNLGALFQSLGHSDKAREYQEKALAIKIEIGDKNGEATSYGNLGALFHLLNHYDKAREYYEKSLAIRIEIGDRDGEATCYGNLGNLFQCLGQYSEAEECMEKALRMKKKIGGKRGVARSYANLTALFLSLGKYSKADDYLKKAVAVREGIGDRSGEAIDYRHLGKISHQRGEYDKAQEYYEKALTINMEIGERQGVAVSYDDLGLCFQSLGKYDIAEEYFQQALLLSRDIGLNLNEFYYLCHLSALKASQCHLEEAFSYLFQGIRKFDILRGFLKENDQFQISLLEEHGTFPYTFFSTLLSSAGKPQDALYVEELRRARGLADLMTARYSVQEPISSDPQSWCGIQGIIAKEADSACLYISVVQNYVRFWIIKATGAIHFSQKEVNLDQNKLTGIIPDLDEFFKDTFRSRSMLSDYDAEHFKTSLHLCYKIVIAPVASLLKQPEIIIVPDSFVYQVPFAALADEGGKYLSESCRIRLVPSLTTLKLVQESPPDYHSQTGALIVGDPVVGKVIYKGKLRNMKPLPCARKEAEMIGTLLGVTPLIGDSATKHSVLQAINSVSLIHIAAHGDAERGEIALSPKHPSPLPPFPREEDYLLTMADISKIRLRAKLVVLSCCHSARGQIRTEGVIGIARAFLGSGARSVLAARWALNDTATEQFMTCFYKHLFRGESASESLHKARKWMRNNGFDKVSQWAPFMIIGDNVTFDFGNWPMPSAP